A stretch of Ligilactobacillus faecis DNA encodes these proteins:
- the polA gene encoding DNA polymerase I, translated as MAEKKRLLLIDGNSVAFRAFFAMHNQLERFVNHAGLHTNAIYGFKLMLDKILAEVDPQNVLVAFDAGKVTFRTKAYADYKGGRSKTPGELSEQFPYLKELLTAYGIKNYELPNYEADDIIGTMAKRAEDEGYQVTIVTGDRDLTQLTTDNTTVAVTIKGVTEIEKYTPKHVLEKYGLEPAQIIDMKGLTGDSSDNYPGVTKVGEKTAIKLLKQYGSIEGIYENIAEMKKSKLKENLLADQELAFKCKELATIKQDAPVEMTLAQTTWNGKDHTKLVDFFEEMDFKSFLTQLDAKIPEEDEAISHLAVTPLTTETFAKLDLTPDSDISFYLELADDNYHTADFWGFVFKIDEKYYASRDVELLKEPKLKTLLEDERFKIDVFDGKQTYAALDRLGITLTGINFDLLLVSYLLNTSDNSNDLGSLAKRHNYLDVKTDEEVYGKGAKKKVPADDQLYFEHLAHKAKAISDLEDQLMEELAQNKQDELYFEIERPLSLVLAQMELAGIKVDRERLDRMQSEFKERLSELEQVIYQEAGEEFNINSPKQLGVILFEKLKLPVIKKTKTGYSTAVGVLEKLRGMSPIIDNILLYRQLAKLQSTYVEGLLKVIAPDGKVHTRYTQTLTATGRLSSVDPNLQNIPVRLEEGRKIRQAFVPSHPDWEIFASDYSQIELRVLAHISGDKGMQQAFREDRDIHANTAMQIFGLDDPSQVTPNMRRQAKAVNFGIVYGISDFGLAQSINSTRKQAKEFMEAYFASFPGVHRYMQEIVEQAKEQGYVETLFHRRRYLDDINSRNYNLRSFAERTAMNTPIQGSAADIIKVAMINMQKMLQKEGLQAKMLLQVHDELIFEAPKDEIEKLAQLVPQVMDSAVSLAVPLKVESASGKTWFDTK; from the coding sequence ATGGCAGAAAAGAAACGATTACTTTTGATCGATGGGAATAGTGTGGCTTTTCGTGCTTTTTTTGCGATGCATAATCAACTAGAGCGGTTTGTCAATCATGCGGGATTGCATACAAATGCGATCTATGGTTTTAAATTGATGTTAGATAAGATCTTAGCTGAAGTTGATCCGCAAAATGTTTTAGTGGCTTTTGATGCTGGTAAGGTAACTTTTAGAACTAAAGCTTATGCTGATTATAAAGGAGGACGTTCTAAGACTCCAGGGGAGCTTTCCGAGCAGTTTCCATATTTAAAAGAGTTATTGACTGCTTATGGGATCAAAAATTATGAACTACCTAACTACGAAGCTGATGATATCATCGGAACGATGGCTAAAAGAGCAGAAGATGAAGGTTATCAAGTTACGATCGTGACAGGAGATCGAGATCTAACGCAATTGACGACAGATAACACGACTGTAGCGGTAACGATCAAAGGCGTTACAGAGATCGAGAAATATACTCCAAAACATGTTTTAGAAAAATATGGCTTAGAGCCAGCTCAGATCATTGATATGAAAGGTCTGACTGGGGATAGTTCAGATAATTATCCTGGGGTAACAAAAGTTGGCGAAAAAACCGCGATCAAACTTTTGAAACAGTATGGTTCGATCGAAGGGATCTATGAAAATATCGCCGAGATGAAAAAATCAAAACTCAAAGAAAATCTTTTGGCCGACCAAGAGCTTGCTTTCAAATGTAAAGAACTTGCCACGATCAAACAAGATGCGCCAGTCGAAATGACCTTAGCTCAAACTACATGGAACGGTAAAGATCATACTAAACTCGTTGACTTTTTTGAGGAGATGGATTTTAAGAGTTTCTTAACGCAATTAGACGCTAAAATACCTGAAGAAGACGAAGCTATCAGTCACTTAGCTGTGACCCCTTTGACAACTGAAACATTCGCTAAACTCGATCTTACACCTGACTCAGATATCAGTTTTTATTTAGAGTTAGCTGATGATAATTATCATACAGCCGATTTTTGGGGCTTTGTTTTTAAGATCGATGAAAAATACTATGCAAGTCGGGATGTTGAGCTGTTAAAAGAGCCAAAGTTAAAGACGCTTCTTGAAGATGAACGTTTTAAGATCGATGTTTTTGATGGAAAACAAACTTATGCTGCGCTTGATCGGTTAGGGATCACACTAACTGGGATCAATTTTGATCTTTTATTAGTATCTTATCTCTTGAATACAAGCGATAATAGCAATGATCTAGGGAGTTTGGCTAAACGGCATAACTATTTAGACGTCAAAACAGATGAAGAAGTTTACGGTAAAGGCGCAAAGAAAAAAGTTCCCGCTGATGATCAGCTCTATTTTGAACATTTAGCGCATAAAGCCAAGGCGATCTCAGATCTTGAAGATCAATTGATGGAAGAACTAGCGCAAAACAAACAAGATGAGCTTTATTTTGAGATCGAACGTCCCCTTTCTTTAGTTTTAGCGCAGATGGAGCTGGCTGGGATCAAAGTAGATCGTGAGCGGCTTGATCGCATGCAAAGCGAGTTTAAAGAACGTTTAAGCGAGTTAGAGCAAGTGATCTATCAGGAAGCCGGAGAAGAATTCAATATCAATTCACCCAAACAACTGGGAGTGATCTTATTTGAAAAGCTCAAATTACCAGTTATCAAAAAGACAAAAACTGGTTATTCAACGGCAGTTGGTGTTTTAGAAAAATTACGGGGAATGTCACCGATCATCGATAATATTTTATTATATCGTCAGTTAGCTAAGTTACAGTCTACTTATGTCGAAGGGCTTTTAAAAGTGATCGCACCAGATGGAAAAGTACACACGCGTTATACACAAACTTTGACTGCAACCGGACGTCTATCTTCAGTCGATCCTAACTTGCAAAATATCCCAGTTCGCTTAGAAGAAGGCCGTAAGATCAGACAAGCGTTTGTTCCAAGTCATCCCGACTGGGAGATCTTTGCGTCTGATTATTCGCAGATCGAATTACGCGTTTTAGCACATATCTCAGGCGATAAAGGGATGCAACAAGCCTTTCGGGAGGATCGCGATATCCATGCTAATACGGCCATGCAGATCTTTGGCTTAGATGATCCAAGTCAAGTAACGCCTAATATGCGTCGTCAAGCCAAAGCTGTTAACTTTGGGATCGTTTATGGGATCAGTGATTTTGGGTTGGCCCAAAGCATCAATAGTACACGTAAACAAGCGAAAGAGTTTATGGAAGCTTATTTTGCCTCGTTCCCAGGTGTCCATCGGTATATGCAAGAGATCGTTGAGCAAGCTAAAGAACAAGGCTATGTTGAAACACTTTTCCACCGCCGCCGTTATTTAGATGATATCAATAGCAGAAACTATAATCTGCGTTCTTTTGCCGAAAGAACTGCAATGAATACGCCGATCCAAGGAAGTGCTGCCGATATCATCAAAGTTGCGATGATCAATATGCAAAAGATGCTCCAAAAAGAAGGCTTACAAGCTAAGATGCTCTTGCAAGTCCACGATGAGTTGATCTTTGAAGCGCCAAAAGATGAGATCGAAAAACTAGCCCAACTTGTGCCACAAGTGATGGATTCTGCAGTTTCATTAGCCGTGCCACTTAAAGTCGAAAGTGCTAGTGGCAAAACGTGGTTCGATACAAAATAG
- a CDS encoding Bax inhibitor-1/YccA family protein, giving the protein MNNEPNLYDSRSTGLNSFFTKMYGYMGLAVAISALTAYIGSFNPTVIRMMSNPLALFGVFAIQLVLVYSMSSVKADRSPLMSALGLFLFAGLEGLLFSGIFIVYTAQNITSAFVAAFVMFTVLAIMGTTTKKDLSGIGRQATAALIALIIVSLINLFLRSPMINYIFSFVGLVIFMGLTAWDTQRLRQMYLQMGSQVNVNNLALMGALQLYLDFINIFIFLLNIFTGVGGDRD; this is encoded by the coding sequence ATGAATAACGAACCAAATCTATATGATAGCCGTTCGACAGGATTGAACAGCTTTTTTACAAAGATGTATGGATATATGGGCTTAGCAGTTGCGATCAGTGCCCTAACTGCTTACATTGGGTCATTTAATCCAACTGTGATCCGAATGATGAGCAACCCATTAGCCTTATTTGGGGTTTTTGCGATCCAACTAGTTTTAGTCTACTCGATGTCTTCGGTCAAAGCAGACCGTTCACCGTTGATGAGTGCCTTAGGGTTATTTTTATTTGCTGGTTTAGAAGGGCTTTTGTTTAGCGGGATCTTTATCGTTTATACTGCGCAAAACATCACGAGTGCTTTTGTGGCTGCCTTTGTGATGTTTACTGTTTTAGCGATCATGGGAACGACAACGAAAAAAGATCTTTCAGGGATCGGACGGCAAGCAACCGCTGCGTTGATCGCTTTGATCATTGTTTCTTTGATCAATCTCTTTTTAAGAAGTCCAATGATCAACTATATCTTCTCTTTTGTAGGGTTAGTGATCTTTATGGGCTTGACAGCTTGGGATACACAACGTTTACGGCAAATGTATCTTCAGATGGGATCACAAGTCAACGTCAATAACTTAGCTTTGATGGGAGCTTTACAACTCTATCTTGACTTTATCAACATCTTTATCTTCTTGCTAAATATCTTTACTGGTGTTGGTGGCGACCGCGACTGA
- a CDS encoding MaoC/PaaZ C-terminal domain-containing protein has protein sequence MPDDVHRQGKPITAISEGDSLTVTESISERDLLIYLGLTNDNNPLYIQNEYAKSLGHKKTIVPPILLSGIITSSVSKLLPGPGSEIVNLSANFIMPVYHDEIITFSFEVIKVDLMKEVVMISVEATNSQDERVLDSVVMARPPRQE, from the coding sequence ATGCCTGATGATGTGCATAGGCAAGGAAAACCGATCACTGCTATCAGCGAAGGTGATTCGTTGACAGTAACCGAAAGTATCTCAGAAAGAGATCTTTTGATCTATTTAGGACTGACAAATGATAACAATCCGTTGTATATTCAAAACGAATATGCTAAGAGTTTAGGCCATAAGAAGACGATCGTTCCACCGATCTTATTGAGTGGGATCATCACTAGTTCGGTCTCAAAACTTTTACCTGGTCCAGGAAGTGAGATCGTTAATTTGTCAGCTAATTTTATCATGCCAGTCTATCACGATGAGATCATCACGTTTAGTTTCGAAGTCATTAAAGTCGACTTAATGAAAGAAGTCGTCATGATCTCGGTCGAAGCGACTAATAGTCAGGACGAACGTGTTTTAGATTCAGTCGTCATGGCGCGTCCTCCACGCCAAGAGTAA